The sequence ATGGGGATGATAAATGCCGCACTCGCGGCATCAAGGGAGATGAGTATATAAATCAAAACGGTGACTTTTAGTGGTTACTGCGGCTTGTGCTGCAATACCGGCCAGCGGCTCAGCATAATCTGGCCGCTTAACCACCACACGTTTGGTTGCCAATGCCCGCGCCGGTGCCAGTAAGCCATCGGCGTCTTCATCAGCCCCAACAAGTGATTGGAATACCCGCATTTCCTTTTTAACCAACGCACTTTTTTGCCGGTGAGGGTACATGGGATCGAGGTAAACCACTTCCGGCCGAGGTTCTATTCCTGCCAGCGCGGTCAAACTGGATGCATGCAACAACGTTAATCGCTCGCGTAACCATGGGCCAATTTCAGCATCCTGATAACCGCGACGCAAACCGTCATCCAGCAATGCGGCGACTGCCGGATTGCGCTCCAACATTTGCACATGGCAACCCAGCGCCGCCAGAACAAAAGCATCCCGCCCGAGCCCGGCGGTGGCATCGACCACTCGCGGAAGGTAACCTTTTTTGATGCCCACGGCTTTGGCGACAGCTTCACCGCGCCCACCACCAAATTTACGCCGGTGGGCCAATGTTCCGGTGACGAAATCAACATAAATACCGCCGAGTTTCGGCTCGTCTCGCTTGCGCAGTTCGAGCCGCTCAGGTGTCAACACCAGCGCCATAATAGACTGCTCATCAGACACCAAACCCCAGCGCTCAGCCAGAATAGACAAGGCGCCGGGATCGGCGCCTGCTTCAGACAATAAACAAATACTTACCTGTGACACATTCTAGCCCTTAATACCGTAATGGCGCAGCATAGCATCCAACTGCGGCTCACGGCCACGGAAGCGCTTGAACAGAGTCATTGGCTCCTCGGAACCGCCACGGGACAGAATATTATCGAGGAATGACTGGCCAGTCGCGGCATTGAAAATACCTTCTTCTTCAAAGCGCGAGAAAGCATCAGCAGAAAGCACTTCCGCCCACAGATAGCTGTAATAGCCCGCTGCATAACCACCGGCAAAGATGTGGCTAAAGGCATGTGGGAAGCGCCCCCAGGTTGGTGATGGCACGACCGCGACCTGTTTTTTCACTTCATACAAGATCGGCAAGATCTGCGCACCGGTCAGTGGATCAAACTCATAATGCATACGGAAATCGAATAGGCCAAACTCCAGTTGGCGCAGGATAAACAGTGCCGCCTGATAATTTTTTGCCGCCAGCAGTTTGTCCAACATCTCTTGTGGCAGTGGCTCATGGGTTTCGTAATGCCCCGAAATGAACGCCAGTGCTTCGGGTTCCCAGCACCAGTTTTCCATAAACTGGCTTGGTAACTCGACTGCATCCCACGGCACGCCATTGATACCAGAGACACCCGCAGTATCAATTTTGGTCAGCATATGGTGCAAACCATGGCCAAATTCATGGAACAAGGTGGTCACTTCGTTATGGGTAAACAGCGCTGGTTTGCCGCCGACTGGCCCGTTAAAGTTGCAAGTGAGGTACGCCACCGGTTTTTGTAATTGGCCATTTGCCAATCGCAAGCTGCCCACACAATCATCCATCCAAGCTCCGCCGCGCTTGTGTTCACGGGCATACAGGTCCAGATAGAAGCTGCCGCGCAGTTCGCCACTCGCATCATATAGCTCGAAGAAACGCACATCAGGATGCCAAGTATCGACATCGTGGCGCTCTTTGGCAGTAATGCCGTAAATACGTTTCACAACCTCAAACAGCCCTTCTACCACCCGCTGTTCCGGGAAGTAAGGCCGTAATTGCTCGTCACTGATGGAGAACAAATGCTGCTTTTGTTTCTCGGAATAATAAGTGATATCCCATGCGGCCAATTCACTGACACCATAGTGTTTTTCGGTAAAAGCACGTAACTGGGCCAGCTCTTCTTCTGCTTGTGGGCGAGCGCGTTTTGCTAAATCATTTAAGAAACCCAGCACCTGTTGTGGGCTTTCGGCCATCTTCGTCGCCAGCGATTTATCGGCATAACTGTTAAAGCCCAGCAATTGAGCCAATTCATGACGCAGGGTCAGAATTTCGGCCATGATTTCGCTGTTATCCCATTTGCCCGCATTCGGCCCTTGATCTGAAGCGCGAGTGGCAAAGGCGCGGTACATTTCTTCGCGCAATTCGGCGTTATCCGCATAGGTCAGCACCGGCAGGTAACTTGGCATATCCAGTGTCAGTAACCAGCCGTCCTGCTCTTTGGCTTCGGCCATGGCTTTCGCCGCAGCTAATGCGCTTTCTGGTAGACCTTTCAGTTGTTCAACATCAGTAATCAGTTTGCTCCAACCCATGGTGGCATCGAGCACATTATTGCTGTAAGTCGACCCCAACTCAGATAAGCGAGCTACGATTTCGCCATAACGTTTTTGTTGTTCAGGTTCCAGGCCAATGCCGGATAATTGGAAATCACGTAGTGCGTTTTCTACCGCTTTGCGCTGTGGTGCGGTCAGGGCATCAAATCCCGGCCCTTCTTTCAGGCTGACATAGGCCTGATATAAACCTTTATGCTGCCCCACCCAAGTGCCGTATTCCGATAACAATGGCAAGCTTTGTTCATAAGCCGCACGCAATTCCGGGCTGTTTTTGACGGAATTTAAATGCCCAACTGGCGACCAAATGCGAGATAAGCGGTCATCGGATTCCGCCAGTGGCTGGCACAAATTATCCCATGTGAAAGGGCCAGGCTGGGCGACAACCCGCTCCACCGCTTGACGGCATTCATCCAGAGCGGATTTTACCGCAGGCACGATATCTTCAGGTCGGATAGCAGAAAATGGCGGCAGGGAGAACGGGGTCAACAGCGGATTTGTCATAAGGTTGTCCTGATTATTTTTGAATTTCAGCGCCAAACAGTGCCTGGCAGCAGAGAATAAATGATGTATTAATAATTAACATGAGGTCTGTCAGCATGAAAATCAATGGCTGAGGGCTTCACTCACGTAATTTTACTGACTGCATCGCGATGAGATATTCACCGCAAATTAATGCTTTTCACTTTTTATGCACCAGACAGTTTATACTAGTTGCCATAATGTGTTGGCTGCGGTTTCTGACGACAATGTTTTGTCACATACACGAAGAAAGACCGCAAGAAACACCGCCGCAATGTACTGAATATCAATTGGTTAAAATAAAATGTTAAGTTACCGCCATAGTTTTCACGCCGGCAACCATGCCGACGTTCTTAAACATACCGTTCAAAGCCTGATTATTGAGTCTTTGAAAGAGAAAGAAAAACCGTTCCTTTATCTGGATACTCACGCCGGTGCCGGTCGCTATCAGTTAAGCGGCGAGCATGCTGAACGCACGGGTGAATACCTCGAAGGTATCGGCCAACTGTGGCAACGCGATGACTTACCCGCTGATTTAGCCCCGTATATGAGTGCTATCAATTACTTTAACCGTGGTGAAAAGTTGCGTTATTACCCCGGTTCGCCATTAATTGCCCGTCATTTACTGCGTGAATACGACAAAATCCATCTGACTGAATTGCACCCAAGTGATTACCCACTGCTGCGCAATGAATTTGCCAAAGATGAACGCGCCAAAGTACAGCGAGCTGATGGTTATCAGCAGCTTAAATCACAACTACCGCCGCCATCACGCCGTGGTTTGGTGCTTATCGACCCGCCGTATGAGATGAAAACCGATTATCAAGACGTGGTAAAAGGCATTCAGGAAGGTTATAAGCGCTTTGCAACGGGCACTTATGCATTATGGTACCCGGTGGTTTTACGTCAGCAAATCAAACGATTATTGCGGGATCTGGAAGCCACGGGCATCCGCCGTATTTTACAAATTGAATTAGCCGTTCGCCCAGATAGCGATCAACACGGCATGACGGCCTCTGGCATGATTGTGATTAATCCACCGTGGAAACTGG comes from Yersinia canariae and encodes:
- the rsmJ gene encoding 16S rRNA (guanine(1516)-N(2))-methyltransferase RsmJ translates to MSQVSICLLSEAGADPGALSILAERWGLVSDEQSIMALVLTPERLELRKRDEPKLGGIYVDFVTGTLAHRRKFGGGRGEAVAKAVGIKKGYLPRVVDATAGLGRDAFVLAALGCHVQMLERNPAVAALLDDGLRRGYQDAEIGPWLRERLTLLHASSLTALAGIEPRPEVVYLDPMYPHRQKSALVKKEMRVFQSLVGADEDADGLLAPARALATKRVVVKRPDYAEPLAGIAAQAAVTTKSHRFDLYTHLP
- the prlC gene encoding oligopeptidase A, which produces MTNPLLTPFSLPPFSAIRPEDIVPAVKSALDECRQAVERVVAQPGPFTWDNLCQPLAESDDRLSRIWSPVGHLNSVKNSPELRAAYEQSLPLLSEYGTWVGQHKGLYQAYVSLKEGPGFDALTAPQRKAVENALRDFQLSGIGLEPEQQKRYGEIVARLSELGSTYSNNVLDATMGWSKLITDVEQLKGLPESALAAAKAMAEAKEQDGWLLTLDMPSYLPVLTYADNAELREEMYRAFATRASDQGPNAGKWDNSEIMAEILTLRHELAQLLGFNSYADKSLATKMAESPQQVLGFLNDLAKRARPQAEEELAQLRAFTEKHYGVSELAAWDITYYSEKQKQHLFSISDEQLRPYFPEQRVVEGLFEVVKRIYGITAKERHDVDTWHPDVRFFELYDASGELRGSFYLDLYAREHKRGGAWMDDCVGSLRLANGQLQKPVAYLTCNFNGPVGGKPALFTHNEVTTLFHEFGHGLHHMLTKIDTAGVSGINGVPWDAVELPSQFMENWCWEPEALAFISGHYETHEPLPQEMLDKLLAAKNYQAALFILRQLEFGLFDFRMHYEFDPLTGAQILPILYEVKKQVAVVPSPTWGRFPHAFSHIFAGGYAAGYYSYLWAEVLSADAFSRFEEEGIFNAATGQSFLDNILSRGGSEEPMTLFKRFRGREPQLDAMLRHYGIKG
- a CDS encoding 23S rRNA (adenine(2030)-N(6))-methyltransferase RlmJ, whose translation is MLSYRHSFHAGNHADVLKHTVQSLIIESLKEKEKPFLYLDTHAGAGRYQLSGEHAERTGEYLEGIGQLWQRDDLPADLAPYMSAINYFNRGEKLRYYPGSPLIARHLLREYDKIHLTELHPSDYPLLRNEFAKDERAKVQRADGYQQLKSQLPPPSRRGLVLIDPPYEMKTDYQDVVKGIQEGYKRFATGTYALWYPVVLRQQIKRLLRDLEATGIRRILQIELAVRPDSDQHGMTASGMIVINPPWKLEQQMNTLLPWLHKALVPSGHGHTLVKWVVPE